A stretch of DNA from Solenopsis invicta isolate M01_SB chromosome 5, UNIL_Sinv_3.0, whole genome shotgun sequence:
AGATGTAATTACACAAAACATGAATATTCTCTGACTTGTTCCGAAAACAACACTAAAACAATCAAATTCTCTATTGTatgtttgttttctttattatatgtaacttttctaaataatactataaatcctttttgtaataaaataaagtcttaACCACAgcttttttacacttttttttaaacttaaaacataaatttcagaatattcccGGGATGGATTTGAATTACTCCGGACTGAAGACTATTTGAAACACTTGACactggtcgacatttttatatgtagttCAAGGCAGGTACATTTTCGTGTTCTATCTATAACGGCATTGTGAAGGAGAAGATTTAACCTTTCAAAccgtttaactttttttttaatggatacAGGACTCAGCAGacgcaaaaaaagaaaagtgttCCAAATAGCCCCGGTTTCCCCTATACCAAAAATAGgggaattttttcaaattaaaattaaagcttGAAACTTTTACAATAGGGTCTACTGATTGTGAATCCAAGGATTATAATCATATGTAAGTTTCAGTGTTCCGCATGTATCAAAATGGTGAATTGCAACATTGGGTTGCAACCACAGATATCTATATTAAACCTAAACTGCTAAGTTTGGCTGAATAGCTGTGTCTGGCAGAATTTCTGGATTCGgccattttactcaaaaagaAAATGGCTCCGACGTGTATGTTAGTGCGTATGTGTTGTCAGTTGAGccggttgaaaaaaaaaaataaatgtacatgtTTGTAACATACGAGTTTTATGACATTCTAaggttatatttcaaataagcaTTACATACACGTTTTAGATTTCCTTTAAATCGGCctgaaatattgcaaatgtgGATTAACGCAATTGGAAGAGAAGATTTTCAATCAACCAAAAATCATCTTATTTGTAGTGcgtaatttaaattacgtaatttaaatttaaagttgagAACTATATGGACAGACCAAGCACAAACGATGtgcttgatatattttttaagattccTGCTCATGCATTCATATCTATAAGTggccattttgttgtaggtaacaCGGTTGAAACCGGAAATCCTTCTTGCTTCAATACTGTCATGTGCTAATGGCACAGGTTAGCGATCTAGatttagtatagatatctgtggcTGCAACGCTCAATCAACCccgaaaaaaacttttttatacatattattacatataattatatataaaataagcataattatatataactatatataaaatacgtacatttataaatatttcaatatacatataGGTTGTCCATTTTAAAGGACCCACTCAAATATCTTAGAAACACTGCGttaaattgaaatatgtttcagacaaaagtttgATAACTTTGAGGAGgaaaattacaatattgtatataatgtaacttttaagtctcataacttggaaaatatttaactcAAAAGTAAGTTAGTGTATGCAAGAAAAAATGGggagttttattttaaaaatgcaaagtaACCTTATCCTGATGACCTTAACAATGTTATTTAATGACATCTTATGTACCTCTCAAAGCCATaaaacttttgtctaaaacatttttcaatttaacgtcaatttttaagatttctgagtgaatctttttaaataaaaaattctttatattaaaaaatatataattatacatattttacgtataattttatataattatgtttattctatatattatatataaaaattttcttcctGGAATTAGTTGGACGCTGCAGCTCAATGGCGCATCCGCCATTTTGGTACCTTCGAAACACCTGAACATTTAAATTCACACATTACCTATTATGATTCTTGAATTTAGTTGAGTATATCCTGAaagtttaaaactttaattttaactgtGACAAATCCCGCTACTTTGGTATACCCTTTTaatgttttaacaatttaattaagtcatTGTTCCTTTACCTAAACTTCGGTTGCCAGTAATAGTATAACAAGACGAATCGCACAGAATGCCGGGCACCACAAAGTCAAACAGGTTTATTTGAATCGGTAGAATCTACTGGTCCTGTTATCCGATGGAGTGCCAAAATGTAACCATCAGAAGTTGTCACATTATGCTCCTCACCATTATATCCGTATTTGCTTATTAGTTGCATCTGTACAACAGAACGACtactttgaatttaaatttgtttatcttATTGATTATTGatactaaatatatttagtatcaattaaatgttttgtcaatataactaaaaataattatacttttttgtagtttattctgaatatttagtaacttataCCAGATTcgataatactaaatatttaaaaaaataaaattatttttgattaaattgacacaatatttaattgatactattttactatacatttggtagttaaaacccgacttttttttcagtgcaggCACGATTCCGTCAGCGTAATTTTTATGTGTGTGTCATTCTACCGTTTTTTTTCTCGTGTTAAAGTTACGAAATGAGCGCCGGAGAACAAACGGAAGAAAGAGTCGATTGGCAACCGCGATGATCATTTTGCTGTACAATTTTGACGTCTCGCCTGCCCAAAAGTAAGCGAGAAGACGAGGACTACCGCTGAAAGATTAACGGAGCAAGATTCTCAGAACGTAATGGACTCCTTCACTGCTTTATCGTTTTCTGCAGAACAGATGCACCCTTTTGTCAGGAAATCTGTTTGCAGGGAAGGCGAAAGTATCGGCATTTGAAAGCAACATAAAAAAAGTGCCGCACCGACCATCGTACGAAAGAGGATGCGAGCATGTCCatcagcaataaaaaaattttatgacagGATCATTAGGGGATGGAGGCCATCTTCAGGTGGAGGTACGCGGTCACTCTCTATCGATTTCCGCAGGCGCAACGCTGCCGCTCTGCAAATCATGCCAAATTCGAGACTGGCGCTTAACGGCCGTGCGATTTGCACTTCGCAAAAATCGAACCACCTGGCCGCGACTAATACGGAAGCGACAATTAAGATAAGTGGGTACGTCATCGCAAGCCTCCCGCAGGATCGGCAATCGATGATCACTTGAATCAATTTTTGGACGCGTTTCGTACTGCACAGAGCCTTCATAAGCGGTATcatttaaatgacaaaaaaaaaagatatttgttacaataaaaatatctaacgTTTAGAGTGTCATCTTGGGTATCATGGTGAATTACAGAAATCTAAATAAAACCTAAATCCAAATCGAAGATTGacacatttttattgtaaaataatttttaaaattttttatcatttaaacgATTTCAAATTTGTCACTCAATTTAGTTTCTTctttaagaataaatatttattttctattatttttaactctcTCGTCGAaagacttatttatttatagaattcctgtttagtTTTACAGCAATGAGTTTTGACTCTTAGTAGAGTGGGAAATCACTTAAACATTTAAGCTTGTGCAATATTTGTGTTTAATTTGACACTTTATTATGACTCTTatcaaatagatatttaaaaattatttagaaaataatcatgctttgaatataataatgaaaatggtTTTTATTCagtttctaatttatttattttttaaatttgatttcaattGAATGTGCAAATGtgtgttaattgaaaataaagaaatgattgCACTCACCGTGGTAAGTTTTGCATCCTCAGGAACTTCAGGTGATAAATTCGGGATTTCTGGTATCTGTTCTGATGGGTCcaattttgatatttgattTATCGCATCATCTATCAATCCAGCGTTCGTGGATGTCAGAATAGAGATGAGAAGAATCAGTAACAACATGGTTGCTCGATAAGATCGTTACTTGTCGATGAAACAGAAAAAGTAAAGTGGATTTCTTAACCTTTTAGGTACGGTACGCCACTATAGTGGCTTCCGTGGATACCATCAATTTGAACGGTACACCACTATAGTGGCTTTCCGCGAATACTATCAATTTGAACGGTACGCCACTATAGTGGCTTTGTGGATAACATCAATGCCGCCTTTAATGTATTTACCGCCGCGCCGCTCGACATtactgcactgaaaaaaaagatttgccgCAATGgccaatttttattgtaactgcATAAAAATTTGCTGCTACAATCATTTACATTATTAAGATAGCAAATCGCAATGCCAGTATATGATTTTGACTAGGCTAAGGTAACCAACTTTTAAAGATAGTAAATAATTGGTTGCCGTAGGCAACTTCTTAGTCGCAAAAGATCGCTTCTTTATCGACTAAGTTGATGAGACAATTGGCTGAACTAGCTAACTCAGTTTGCCGTGCGGTCAGCGATCAGCGCGCGATAGGAATTTGTTTCGCAACGCTTACTGATTTCTGGAATCACACGTTTTTCACTCGCTTTATGTCATGAAGTCCGTTTGGAGCCTTCAACGTATTTGAACGTGTCCATTACCGGAATTATGAAGTCGCTGATTGCATTGCTTGAAGGAAAgtgaaaaaagtttgatatcTACGTGCGAGTGATGGTCGACAATGGGGGGTGGGGAGGAGAGACGGGGACGGGAACGACGACGGTGACGGGGACGACGACGGGGATGACGACGGGGACGGCGACGTCGGGGACGGCGACGTTATTgtttaacactacaaaaacgcgtgatatcagtacaaaattagtttttcaaaaaaaggtaaaaaaggcgCCAAGTATGTGTGCATACttctcaaatctttatttttttttataaaacccAAGTAGTACTTTCTTTACatcctcattgaaaaatttttcaatgaggatATAAAAAATCACTTGAGTTttgtagaaagaaaaataaagatttgagaaGTATGCACACATACTTGgtgcctttttttaccttttttttgaaaaggtaattttgtactgatagaTATTACATTGAAAGTTGCTGTTGATATAAGGTTATCTGCAGTTCTCACATATAcactttttattgttataatttagaGAACTCGATTCAAATTCTTTACCTGTGCGCAAATCATGGACCAGTGGACTATCGATATATTAGACAAGTGGAAATTTTCTTCGTGCAAAGCAATATTCCaaggtaattttatttttcatcgaGGTTGTtttgttattgtattatttgtgtaatataaaGTGTTTGTACTTCTTGTCTTTATAAAATtagtgcaaaatattttaaataatttggaatTATAGTGtttgtattgttattgttattttacaatttacactTTTGCTGTTGTTGTCTTTCTCTTAGAGCAAGAAATAGATAAggatagttttttaaaattaagtgaaGAGCACATATGTTTATTGATTTCTTGATTTGGCACACAAgctaaattcttaaatttatggAAAGATTTAATATCTTCACCACAAAAggtaaaatatatcatttatttgctacaataataacaattcaaaagatttttctataaaatgtttAGTAATACAAAGTACAAGCAAGGATCATTCTTCCtatattaataacttaaaacaagccaaaatttcatattgtaaaaaagttattgttgcataaaatgaacaatatatcctttgttatttgtttacatCATTTAATCttcttccttttatttttttatattttagattaaaaatgcAGAAAACATAGAAGAAATTATTGATGATGTCGATATTGTTATCGATAATACTTGTATAATAATAGATGTTCAAAAcgatatagaaaatatatctgAAGAAAAAGAACCAGATAAATCTACTGATGTGTCAATGATTGAGGAGTCACGGTCACAGCAAACAAAACGTTACAGGGAAAATTCTTTTCATGGAAACCGGAAACATACTTGTATTTTAAATGTCAGTTTTTATTTAGCATtgccattattttaaataataaaaaattataaattaaattttatcataggATGTAAGGCTTTATCTTGAACGAACAAGTGAAGGAAAAAGTTACTTTGGTTTGTACAACAAGCAAGGTTTTGATAATGCTCTGAGGACTGATATAgcgaaatatattatatcagCTGAGTTAGCAAACGATCCGAATAAACGGTAAGTGTGATGCAATAATTtgttatgttaattatttcacaattattgttataactatgatataaacaaaattaatgatgtaatttttttatagaattactCCAGACGATTTTAGGCGACTTAGTCAACAAATTGTACAACTTTTTCCTATGGAAATTGTGGttagtttaatataatttttattttaattttttatagaggagaagcgggtattatggctactgtcgacaatatggttactcctattatctccgttattagatgacgtattctaacaattgcttatggagttattcatttagtagcccaccgttttttagtgatgttaatatgacaatacataataagtgacaattgttataaggcatttttacttttgagcacttctaaactttttcaaggttcacctttaacctttaattactcatactttctcattattcttaaacttgagtatattatcacacgaatgtacatacacttgagtgtttttttttattatttaccttcttattcagctatacacattttgagttatacaaagttaaaacaataacatggaatttcattaatatggccttttaagcaaaatttttatattgaaatatttcttcgtatAAATCaatcgtcattctagagagcggtgtttaaaaacattaaaaacattattttatgcttgttgtttaatgttaaacagagatagaatgacatttctaactaaatttctaatggtatttttaaagttactgaacgcaagaaaattctatattaggaaaattctaaacaatgaaaaattaaaaatacataattttgtaacaagatactgtgtttctgctaaactaaactaacttttttaaattattcttatagatagccatgttacaaccactttttttctgccaccgattatgcagagcattagatttttataaatcacgtcctaaataataaatatctcattactttaagcctagaatctgtcaaacaatattttgacgaatgtaatcgttcaagtttcaatagaaaatattaattataaacaaaatgatttaataaaatgaaaatgggtgccatattaccctcttctcctctaataatataattatatgttctttttatttatgcattttacTTTAATTGATATAGGATACTTGGGACACTGCCCGTCATTGATTTGACGAGTcttagtagatggctgacttaccgacgtCATAGtctaacatatacaatatatgctaGACTATGGCGTCGGTAAGTCAACCATCTACTATGACCCGTCGAATCAATGACGGGCAGTGTACATCCCAAGAAGAAAGAAGTCCATTGGGACTGTTCGTGCAggggaaggttccgatagcgcacaatactattgcacacaagccactcacaaccactcatagcgcttgaacagaagaatatcactaggcaccagccgctgtgattggctgtgtgcaatagtactgtgcgctatcggaaccttcccaattatattattttatttttaaaatattatttttaaatattgtgtattttttcaattttagttaGAACAAGATTTCAATTACCTATATCCAAATAACTCGATGCAACTTCTATCTAATTGGGAGAAAATTgttcacaaattaaaaaaacttttgagaaatataaaatcCGCAAGTGTTGAAGgtaatatatctaaatattttttggttTGCTGCCTTTTATCAATAGAGAGTTTTGCAAGAATCAGCTTATTTTCAGAGGAAACTGTGAAGGTACTACTAGCAATTCCAACATTTTTCTCTCCAACAAATGTTAGAAAGTGGCGTCTTACAGCTGCAGACTTAAGTACTGGTTTCCCGTTGCACATCAAGGTACATACATAGATTTTGCCTATGgggatattaaaattaaaaattttactaacaaaATCATGTATGTTTTATGTACACGTATATAGACTTCTCTGTAATGTTTACGTCGTATTAATTACacagaattaaaaatgctttaaattacataaaaatgaaaGCGTGTAATATCAGATgcaaacaatataaaattcgATACTGTACTTTTTTGCAAGTGAATAAAAGCGCTTTCATGTTAGAATTCAGCAATCACTTCAACATCCTCATTAAcacattgataatattataagataaaagaaaaagcggtctaaaaaatatttataaaaatatttgtaaaatatttatattttatttatatttgtaaatatttataaaaatattaaaaatttcacaaatttctTTCTTTAGGCTTTACAAGACTTGGAGGTGCAAGTGGAACGTATGAAACAGAAACTCTTTGCTGTTAAGAAGCAACTTCAGCCGTTCCCTATCATCATTGGTAAAAATCCAGCAAATATAACTGAATCCTATGTTTACATTAACAACTTTCCGTATAAGGTAGAGAGCCCTTTATGTGCAATAGATGTGTGCTTCAAAGTGTATCACGCATTGCATGCGTTCTATCCCTTTCAAAGTAGTCAGCCATGCCTTTTCCTTCAGCAAgctatttatcaatttaaaactcAATGGGATGAACATGTACCATCTGTCGCAACATTGGTAAATGATTATATGCAGTTAACAGATGATTAAATTAAcaagttaacaattttgttaaaagcaatttacgaaaattataaaattacatataatttacatataattttaaattataagtttaattcttaaacttataatttaaaattctaacgtatacttaaaaatatttcttaaattataagaaataaccTTATTTTACATTCAACTTTAATTAATGGGTAGATAATTTAggtcataaaaaaatatgaaaatgataAAGTGTATAGGACAAAATTGTACCTTATCTTTGACTTCTGTCAATGCTTTACAGTTGCATTTAAGTACTGTTcataaatttgatgaaattacCGTATATAAATGTCAAGTGTCCCAATGTTTATCGGATTATGATTTATGGAGAAAATTCcgaaaatatctcatattctatCATAAGTTTCTAGCTAATTGTGCCATTAAGAATCTTAATCAAACTTGTGATAATAGAAGTAATAAAACTAACTTACAAGTATTTGACTCAGACTCTGACATTAAAGACGTTAATTTTTCtaatgattttgttaataaaataacagtttCCAAAGAATCTATCAATAATAAACTTCATAACTGCTTGTTACattatattgcaaaattgtACGCAGATCCAATTTTGCCCCAAAGCTATGTTCAAATTGTAATGGATGATACAGCTGCCTTGTTCTTTAATGTTATATCACTTCTGAAGCCTGCTATATGTTTTATGTGTAATGAAGCTCAATCAGTTAagaatatattatcaaatatattcgatttatttaatttatttatatagttcttaaattatttacaaatttcaaTTCTGACTATAACTGTATGAAAGTTTTACAGAcaacagattattttattaaacctaAGCTATATATTATTGGCAATGTTGTaagtgaaaaaagaattaatggaCGAATCATTAAAGACATAGTTCCCGTATATGATCAGTTTCTACCGCTTCGTACAATTTTGAAAGCTTTGTTTAGTCTTCCAGGTGTGTTTGACACCGTTTACAATTATATGGTAAATTTAATGCAGGAGACAGCTGTATTGTCCAATTTTGTTCAGGGTAAATtaaggagaaaaaagaaaactgattatttttctgataaaattgttttccttCTTTTCGTTTATTACGATGACTTTGAAGTAAATAATCCTTTGGAGAGTCATAAAGCGATTCAAAAGATAGATGGAACCTATATCACTATTTCATACGTTCCACCAGAATATTGTTCCACattgaatgaaatttttgttGCTTTATTGTTTCATACATCTGATAGAGCCCAATTTAAAAACGCAGCTATGTTTCGCATATTAGTAGATGAAATCAATTTCCTTCAGGACCATGGTATTGTCTTACATTTGCCACAGGGTGACCGAAAGGTATATTTTGCTCAAGGTTTATTGACTGGGGATAATCTTGAACTCAATACGATATTAGGTTATTCAATTCAGTTTTAATGCCACCACTTATTATTGCCGCTTTTGCACTACACGAAAGGAAGATTGTGAAAAAGATTGCTTTGTgcgaaaagaaaatttgaaaaggaCAGAAAGATACTTAAACAATGTTCATGATGGTCTGTCCAATTCTGGTTTAAATGAATATTCAATTTGGACTGAAGTTAATGGATTTcatgtttatgaaaattttgttttaggCCCTTTGTTACATGAGATGGCAAAAGGTACATTGTCTACGATATGGAATGAGTCCtttgttatacttttttatatttaaagaaaaacattttgcaattcAACAACTTAATGAAAGAATAAAAActtttgattattatataaatggaTTTTTGAATAGACCACCACTTGTAACAGAGAAGGAAGTGAGAAGCAAGCATATAAGCATGTCAGGCActgaaatgattaattttttttaatttttagttttttatgaCTAGTTATCGCAAATTACTAATTGTTAAATAGAGAATAAACGAATTCTGTTTCACTTGACATGCACTTCAGCAGAGAAATCTCCGAAACAATCTTTTACTATTTGGTATATCAGTGTCAGGTATTGTTGCTTTATATTTCAATACAGGATGATTCTCGCGGTATGCGAAACAAAAGGCATGTCTAACCTATCGTTAGACTTAGAAAGTCGTACACAGAGACAGGTTTCTTCAGATTcagtattcttatttatttgattgaaatttattttattgaaataacatgTGCTTATACCAAACATTacttgtttgaataaaaatttcgttGTTTCGTTAAAACAATctctattatttaatagaaataacccTATCatttgaagtaatattttttaaccaaataatatgttatttgAAAACAATAAGTATACAAACAATGAAACAACTTCTCCAGatattaacaa
This window harbors:
- the LOC105194111 gene encoding uncharacterized protein LOC105194111, which encodes MIEESRSQQTKRYRENSFHGNRKHTCILNDVRLYLERTSEGKSYFGLYNKQGFDNALRTDIAKYIISAELANDPNKRITPDDFRRLSQQIVQLFPMEIVLEQDFNYLYPNNSMQLLSNWEKIVHKLKKLLRNIKSASVEEETVKVLLAIPTFFSPTNVRKWRLTAADLSTGFPLHIKALQDLEVQVERMKQKLFAVKKQLQPFPIIIGKNPANITESYVYINNFPYKVESPLCAIDVCFKVYHALHAFYPFQSSQPCLFLQQAIYQFKTQWDEHVPSVATLVNDYMQLTDD